In a genomic window of uncultured Flavobacterium sp.:
- the ilvC gene encoding ketol-acid reductoisomerase: MANYFNTLPLRLQLEQLGVCEFMEQSEFSDGIAALAGKKVVIVGCGAQGLNQGLNMRDSGLDISYALRADAIAEKRASYKNATENGFKVGTYEELIPTADLVCNLTPDKQHTAVVTAIMPLMKQGSTLSYSHGFNIVEEGMQIRKDITVIMCAPKCPGSEVREEYKRGFGVPTLIAVHPENDPNAFGLDQAKAYAVATGGHKAGVLKSSFVAEVKSDLMGEQTILCGLLQTGSILCFDKMVEKGIDAAYASKLIQYGWETITEALKHGGITNMMDRLSNPAKIEAYELAEELKDIMRPLFQKHQDDIISGEFSRTMMIDWANDDVNLLKWRAATGETNFEKTAPQEAPISEQEYFDNGVLMIAMVKAGVELAFETMTEAGIIEESAYYESLHELPLIANTIARKKLFEMNRVISDTAEYGCYLFDHACKPLLTEFMKTVETNIIGKPFSTSNGVDNAILIAVNKEIRQHPIEEVGAWLRESMTAMKKIG, from the coding sequence ATGGCAAATTATTTCAACACATTACCACTTAGATTACAATTAGAACAATTAGGAGTTTGCGAATTTATGGAGCAATCTGAATTTTCAGACGGAATTGCTGCACTTGCAGGAAAAAAAGTTGTCATCGTAGGTTGTGGTGCACAAGGTTTAAATCAAGGTTTAAACATGAGAGATTCTGGTCTGGATATTTCTTATGCATTGCGTGCAGATGCAATCGCTGAAAAAAGAGCTTCTTATAAAAATGCTACTGAAAACGGTTTTAAAGTAGGTACATATGAAGAATTAATTCCAACTGCTGACTTAGTTTGTAACTTAACTCCGGATAAGCAACATACTGCTGTAGTTACTGCCATTATGCCATTAATGAAACAAGGATCGACATTATCATATTCTCACGGTTTTAATATTGTTGAAGAAGGAATGCAGATTCGTAAAGATATCACAGTAATTATGTGTGCTCCTAAATGTCCTGGTTCTGAGGTTCGTGAAGAATACAAAAGAGGATTTGGTGTACCAACTTTAATCGCAGTTCACCCTGAAAATGATCCAAACGCTTTTGGTTTAGATCAGGCAAAAGCTTACGCTGTAGCAACTGGTGGACATAAAGCAGGAGTTTTAAAATCATCTTTCGTAGCCGAAGTAAAATCGGATTTAATGGGTGAGCAAACTATCCTTTGCGGATTGTTGCAAACCGGATCTATTTTATGTTTTGATAAAATGGTCGAAAAAGGAATCGATGCTGCATATGCTTCAAAATTAATTCAATACGGATGGGAAACTATCACAGAAGCTTTGAAACATGGTGGAATCACAAATATGATGGATCGTCTTTCAAATCCTGCAAAAATAGAAGCTTATGAACTTGCTGAAGAATTAAAAGACATAATGCGTCCGTTATTCCAAAAACACCAAGATGATATTATTTCTGGAGAATTCTCAAGAACTATGATGATTGACTGGGCTAATGACGATGTGAATTTATTGAAATGGAGAGCTGCAACCGGAGAAACTAATTTCGAAAAAACAGCTCCACAAGAAGCTCCAATCTCTGAACAAGAATATTTTGACAATGGAGTTTTAATGATTGCTATGGTTAAAGCGGGTGTTGAATTAGCTTTTGAAACAATGACTGAAGCAGGAATCATTGAAGAATCAGCTTATTATGAGTCATTACACGAATTGCCTTTAATCGCAAATACAATTGCAAGAAAAAAATTATTCGAAATGAACCGCGTTATTTCGGATACAGCTGAATATGGTTGTTATTTATTTGACCACGCTTGTAAACCATTATTGACTGAGTTTATGAAAACGGTTGAAACTAATATTATAGGAAAACCATTTTCGACTTCAAATGGAGTAGATAATGCTATTTTAATTGCAGTAAATAAAGAGATTCGTCAACATCCTATCGAAGAAGTAGGAGCATGGTTGAGAGAATCAATGACTGCAATGAAAAAAATTGGATAA
- the ilvB gene encoding biosynthetic-type acetolactate synthase large subunit, which produces MRISGAEAVIRCLLEEGVDLVYGYPGGAIMPVYDELYKFQDQLHHVLVRHEQGATHAAQGYARATGKVGVAIATSGPGATNLVTGIADAQIDSTPLVCITGQVGRHLLGSDAFQETDIIGISTPVTKWNFQITEASQIPEIIAKAFYIARSGRPGPVLIDITKNAQFDEFDFSYEKCTGIRSYIPVPKLNLDKVAEAAALINSAKKPFIVFGQGIILGQAEEQLKAFIEKSGVPAGWTILGLSALPTDHPLNVGMLGMHGNYGPNMLTNECDVLIALGMRFDDRVTGKLSTYAKQAKVVHFEIDPAEVDKNVKTEVAVLGDVKEALNAILPLIEAKSHDLWHNEFKELHKIEVETVINEELNPTNGKGISMGETLEMINKHSKGDAIIVSDVGQHQMFACRYAKFNSTKSNITSGGLGTMGFALPAAIGAKMGRPDREVVAIIGDGGFQMTIQELGTIFQTQVPVKIVVLNNEFLGMVRQWQELFFDNRYASTKMINPNFVAIAEGYHIKSKKVTERDDLDAAVAEMMASKDSYFLEVMVEKENNVFPMIPTGACVSEIRLS; this is translated from the coding sequence GTGCAACACATGCAGCTCAAGGTTATGCAAGAGCTACAGGAAAAGTAGGAGTTGCTATTGCGACTTCTGGACCGGGAGCAACAAATTTAGTTACAGGAATCGCTGATGCTCAGATAGATTCAACTCCGCTAGTTTGTATTACAGGACAAGTAGGCAGGCATTTATTAGGTTCTGATGCTTTTCAGGAAACGGATATAATCGGAATTTCGACTCCGGTAACCAAATGGAATTTTCAGATTACTGAAGCTTCTCAAATTCCTGAGATTATTGCAAAAGCCTTTTATATCGCGCGTTCTGGACGTCCGGGACCTGTTTTGATCGATATTACAAAAAATGCTCAGTTTGATGAGTTTGATTTTAGCTATGAAAAATGTACAGGAATTAGAAGCTACATTCCGGTTCCAAAATTAAATTTAGATAAAGTTGCCGAAGCTGCTGCTTTAATCAATAGTGCTAAAAAACCTTTTATTGTTTTTGGTCAGGGAATTATTCTTGGTCAAGCCGAAGAACAATTAAAAGCTTTTATCGAAAAATCTGGAGTGCCTGCTGGTTGGACTATTTTAGGACTTTCAGCTTTGCCAACAGATCATCCGTTAAATGTTGGTATGCTTGGAATGCACGGAAACTACGGTCCAAATATGTTAACTAACGAATGTGATGTTTTAATTGCTTTAGGAATGCGTTTTGACGACCGTGTTACAGGTAAATTAAGTACATATGCAAAACAGGCAAAGGTTGTTCACTTTGAAATTGATCCTGCCGAAGTTGATAAAAACGTAAAAACAGAAGTTGCCGTTTTAGGAGATGTAAAAGAAGCTTTGAATGCAATATTACCTTTAATTGAAGCAAAATCACACGATTTATGGCACAATGAATTTAAAGAATTACACAAAATCGAAGTTGAAACGGTTATAAATGAAGAATTAAACCCAACGAATGGTAAAGGAATTTCGATGGGAGAAACGCTTGAAATGATTAATAAACACTCAAAAGGTGATGCGATAATTGTTTCAGATGTTGGTCAGCACCAAATGTTTGCTTGTCGTTATGCTAAATTTAATTCAACCAAAAGTAATATTACTTCTGGAGGTTTAGGAACAATGGGATTTGCTTTGCCGGCTGCAATTGGAGCAAAAATGGGTAGACCAGATCGTGAAGTTGTTGCTATTATTGGAGACGGTGGTTTTCAGATGACAATTCAGGAATTAGGAACTATTTTCCAGACACAAGTTCCGGTAAAAATCGTGGTATTAAACAACGAGTTTTTAGGAATGGTACGTCAATGGCAAGAATTGTTTTTTGATAACAGATATGCTTCAACAAAAATGATCAATCCAAATTTTGTGGCTATTGCCGAAGGATATCATATCAAATCTAAAAAAGTAACAGAAAGAGATGATCTTGATGCAGCTGTCGCAGAAATGATGGCTTCAAAAGATTCATATTTCTTAGAAGTTATGGTAGAAAAAGAAAACAATGTTTTCCCAATGATTCCAACAGGAGCATGTGTTTCTGAAATTAGATTAAGCTAG
- the ilvN gene encoding acetolactate synthase small subunit, with protein sequence MEDKTFTISVYSENNVGLLNRISGIFLKRHINILSLNVSESEIENVSRFIIVVNTTEKWVQNIVGQIEKQIEVIKAFYHTDEETIYLENALFKIASSLLFDEKQIQNIIKDSQSTIVTVSRDFFVISKSGRRSEIEDLYEKFKPYGIMQFVRSGRISVSKEKMEISTLLETFK encoded by the coding sequence ATGGAAGATAAAACATTTACCATATCGGTATATTCAGAAAATAACGTGGGCTTGTTGAATAGAATATCAGGAATATTCTTAAAGCGTCACATTAATATATTAAGTTTAAACGTTTCAGAATCAGAAATTGAGAATGTTTCAAGATTTATCATTGTAGTAAATACAACTGAGAAATGGGTTCAGAATATTGTTGGGCAAATTGAAAAACAAATCGAAGTTATAAAAGCTTTTTATCACACAGACGAAGAGACAATTTATTTGGAAAATGCATTATTCAAAATTGCTTCAAGTTTGTTATTCGATGAGAAACAAATTCAGAATATCATCAAAGACAGTCAGTCTACAATTGTAACTGTTTCTCGTGATTTCTTTGTGATTTCGAAATCAGGAAGACGTTCAGAAATTGAAGATTTGTACGAAAAATTTAAACCTTACGGTATTATGCAATTCGTGCGTTCAGGAAGAATATCAGTTTCTAAAGAAAAAATGGAAATTTCGACTTTGTTAGAAACATTCAAATAG